The DNA segment GGATTGAAATATTCATAAATAAGGATACGGCAAGCGCCAACTGGTAACCGAGTCGCATTCTCGGTTTATTACTGAGCCGCAACCTCCTCAAAATTGGCAGACTATATATTAACTGTGGAATCCAGAAAAAAAATGTTAAAACGCCAAATATCGCCGAGTAATCTATATTAATATATATTATTACAGCTCCGACAATAATTACAATGATTAAGTACAGAAGCAACACTCCCATTCCTGAAATAAATCCAATGAGTACAGAGTCCTTCATCGTTACCCTTCCTGTGTACCCTTCATATAGGCAAACCATCCTATATGAAGGGCACACCCATTTTGCGTTATCTTTTCCGGAGGCGCCAATATACAAAGGAGGCCAACCCCGCCGGAAACCCCTTCAAGACCAGCCCACCCAAATCCGGAAATACGTGCCTGGGATCCGATGCAGGATACTGATCCGCTGTTCCCTGGCACCACGAGTAGGGGTGGCTGTCATCTACCAATGTTCCTTGTTTGTCGTAGAAACACTCTGCTGTCGGGTTTTCCGGCGTTGGATGGTGGTTTTCCAGGTAGCCTTCAAAACCGCAATGAAAAACCGTCGAATCTCCAACATAGGGCTTCCATCCCGCCCTGCCCCTTGGGGGCGCTTCCGGACATCTTTTTTGGGCCTCTTCATAGGCCTCTTCTTCCTGCTGCAGCGTCTCCTTCAGGCTTTGCCAGTTATAGCAGGCCTCTTTCCCATGGGGATCTTTGACCGACCCGCACGGATCCTTCTTCCTCCCCTGCCCCTCCTCGTCGCACCAGACATACGTCGACCCGTCCTTGCGGTGGCCGGTGCGGCAATGGTCGGGTTCGGCCTTTTTATCCTCTCCCTTTTCCCCGGCGCGTGAGGGTTCCCGGCTCGGCTTCGTCTGCTGCTTTTCCGACTCCTTCTGCTGCTGGGCCAGCCACTCCTGCCTCAGCCTCGCCCCCCGTCCGGGAGACCAACCCATGTTGCCCGCGCTGTCGGTAAAACGCGGACCCTTATAGGATTCATCCGCCATGAAAGGCTCCTTTCGAAAAGTATAAGAAGCAGGTTTCCAAATCAACCGTTTTGGTATCTGTTCAGCATTCGGAACATCCCGATATGACCGTCTCCGCACCGAATGGAAAAGTCTCAGGAGGCGGAAAGGCAAAAGATAACGTCCCAGGGGTGCCCCCTGGACCCCTTGGGGTGGGGTAACGGCAACGGAAAAGGACACGTCCCAGGGCGCTGCCCTGGACCCGTCGGGGGGGATAATCCCCCCCGAACCCCCGTATTACTCAAAAAACAGGGGGGCCTTGCGGCCCCCCCTTTCATCAGAAGGTCGAGGCGCGCGGACCCGTGGCGATCAGCGTCACCGCCGCCGCCGTGGAACCCACCGCCGAAACCGCCACCACACCGTCGATCTTGGTCTGGCTGGTGGAGGCGTCGTCCAACGACCCCGCCGTGGCCGAGGTGTAGAGCGACACATCCAGGGCGCAGTTGGCCAGACACTTGCCCTTGATGTTGGAGCCCTCGATGGCCACCCAACCAAAATCGTTGTCCGCGAAGGCAATCTGGGCAAAGCCGATGAACCAGCCGTCGTCCGCCATCGCCTTGGTCAGGGGAGAAGCCTCGAAGTTCTCGTCGATGCCCACCACCTGATACTGGGTGATGGCTCCCGCCGCATGAACGAACATCCAGCGGGTGCCGTCCGTGCCGGCCACCGTGGTTCCCAGGGGGAAGTCGTTGCCCTGATCCCCGTTGGTGCCGGAACCGGGTTCGGTCACCGTCAGATTGACACCCAAAACACCGCCGATCGCCATAATAGGCATGTATGTTCCTCCAATGGAAAATGGACGGGGAGGAGCATCCCCCCCGTCCGGGGTTGCCTGAACGAAATCGTTTCAGGTGGTATTAATCCTTGAGAACGCCCTGCAGGAAGGCGTTCGACAGGGTCATGTTGCCCGCCCAGCCGATCAGGCGCACCATGGCGTCCTGGTTGGTGGAGAAGCGGTCCGGTCCCATCATCACCATGTTCCGGTCCTTGTGGGGGCGGAAATGGATGTAGTTGGTGTTGAGGAAATACATGTGGTTGGTCGGAGCGTGGCCGCCGTAGCCGCCGTCGTAGACCACGTCGGCGTCCATGAACTTCAGGTTGGCGAAGCCCGCCGAGGCCAGTTTGTCGTCGGTGACGCGCTGCACCGACTGCATACTTTCCAGGTAGAGACGGAAGTAGTTGTTGTCCGCCACGATGAGGTCGGGGCGGTCCGTGCCCCGGATCAACTGCAGCCACACCCGGTTCATGTAGCTCTGGATGTTGGCCGAAGTCGCGGCGGCGCCGCCGTCGGTGGTGGCGTCGAAGGCAACCGAACGCCAGAAGGTCCAGGTCGCCCGGTTGATGCCTCCCACCGTGCCGGTGGTCGGATCGTCCGGAACCAGGAGCTGCAGGCCGCCGATCTGTTTGCCGCCGTCGGCGGTGCCGTCGGAGTAAACATCCGCCGACAGGTTGTTCATGAAGGTGCGTTCCGCGTTGGACATGCGGGAGGTCAGCAGGTCGAAGAGCGATTCCGGTCCGGCGTGCATCAACTCCTCCAGACCCGAAATCGACACCGCCACCGCTGCCTGTTTCCAGTCGAACTCCGCCGCCGAAAAGACTTCGCTCGGCTGGATGTTCAACAGTTCGTACCCGGCGTAGCGTTTGAACGTCGAGTTCTCGGCGTACTCCAGGGGTTGCACGATGGAACGCCCGCCGGAGACCGGCTTGATGCCTCCCTTCTTCTCCAGCCGGTTGAGCAGGATGTTGTTCTTGGAAATGTTGTCCGCCATCTTCTTGGCACGACTACGAAGGACGGTGGTTACGCTTTCAGAAAGACCCGGTGCAGCCATGTTGAAAACTCCTTATGTTTGATTACTTTTGGTTTGAACCCGGACACACTGAGCCTTCCTGGCGG comes from the Magnetococcales bacterium genome and includes:
- a CDS encoding phage major capsid protein, producing MAAPGLSESVTTVLRSRAKKMADNISKNNILLNRLEKKGGIKPVSGGRSIVQPLEYAENSTFKRYAGYELLNIQPSEVFSAAEFDWKQAAVAVSISGLEELMHAGPESLFDLLTSRMSNAERTFMNNLSADVYSDGTADGGKQIGGLQLLVPDDPTTGTVGGINRATWTFWRSVAFDATTDGGAAATSANIQSYMNRVWLQLIRGTDRPDLIVADNNYFRLYLESMQSVQRVTDDKLASAGFANLKFMDADVVYDGGYGGHAPTNHMYFLNTNYIHFRPHKDRNMVMMGPDRFSTNQDAMVRLIGWAGNMTLSNAFLQGVLKD